In the genome of uncultured Pseudomonas sp., the window TTCGCGAACCACTTCGACGCTGCCGTCGAGTTGCTTCACCACGATGGACGGCATTTTCAGGCCGTTAAACCAGTTCTTCTTGACCATGGTGTAACCCGCTGCGTCGATAAACGACAGACGATCGCCGATGGCCAGCGGACGATCGAATTGGTATTCGCCGAAGATGTCGCCTGCCAGGCACGATTTGCCGCACACCATGTAGGTGTACTCGCCATTGCAGGGCTCCATCTTGGCGTTGAGCCGGTAGATCAGCAGATCAAGCAGGTGTGCTTCGATCGAGCTGTCGACCACGGCCAAATGCTTACCGTTGTACAGGGTGTCGAGCACCGTGACTTCCAGCGAAGAACTCAGGGTGATCGCCGCTTCACCTGGCTCTAGGTAGACCTGCACGCCGAAACGCTCGGAGAACGCCTTGAGCCGTGCGCAGAACTGATCCAGCGGATAGTCCTCGCCGGTGAAGTGGATACCTCCACCGAGGCTGACCCATTCAACCTGCTGCAGCAGATGGCCGAAGCGCTCTTCGATGGTCCCGAGCATCTGATCGAACAGCTCAAAGCTGCCGTTCTCGCAGTTGTTGTGGAACATAAAGCCGGAGACCTTATCCATCACCGTGGCGATCTTTTCCGGGTCCCACTCGCCCAGGCGGCTGAACGGCCGCGCAGGGTCGGCCAGCAGGTAATCCGAGCTGCTCACCTGCGGGTTAACCCGCAGGCCGCGTACCTTGCCGGCGGACGCTTCGGCAAAGCGCTCGAGCTGACCGATGGAGTTGAAAATGATCTTGTCGCAGTTAGCCAGCATCTCGGGGATTTCATCGTCGGCCCAGGCCACGCTGTAGGCGTGGGTTTCACCGGCGAACTTCTGCCGACCGAGCTTGAGCTCGTACAAGGACGATGAGGTAGTGCCGTCCATGTATTGCTGCATCAGGTCGAACACCGACCAGGTGGCAAAGCACTTGAGTGCCAGCAACGCCTTGGCACCGGAGTGTTCGCGCACGTAGGCGATTTTCTCCAGGTTACCCAGCAGCTTTTGCTTATCGATGAGGTAGTACGGTGTCTTGATCATCTCTATGCCTATGCAAGGTCGGCCGGCAGGCAATCAGCGGTGCTGACCCCTCCCCGAAAAGTGGGGGCGAATTGTGCCGACAACCGGCGCATATCGAAAGGGCAATGGGGACATTTCGTCGATTACCTGACTGCCAATGACCCATACAGGCAATCGCCACGGCCCCGCGCGCGCCAACCAGATTCGCCAGAATGCCCGTCAGCGATGGCAACCACATGACAAACGGCGTCATGCAGGCCGATAACTGACACTCAAGCCTTGACCATAGCATGCAGTACAATCGCCACTTTTTTGCGAAAGCCCGCGGAGCGGATGCCCCGATGATCGATCCCAAGCGCGTATTGCGCGCCCTAGCTGAACACTGGACGTTGCTTGAGCCGCTCTGTGAGCGCTTTGATACGGGCACCTTGAGCCTGGTGGAGCTGCGCAACCAGCTCGGCAATCAGCTGCCTGAAGGCACGCCAACCGATGTCACGGCCCTGCTCGACCAGTGGATTCGCCTGGATATTCTGGTGCCGGTGGCCAAGAGCCCGAATCGCTTCGAGCTCAACGCACAAATTCACGACTTCCTCGCCTACCTGCGCCGCGAACACCGCCTGGGCCTGTGCCTGGAGATCGAAGCCTACTTGCGCCACCTCGAGCGTCTGGCGGGCTATATCAAGGATGCGTTTGAAGTACGCGACGCCGCCGATCTGGCCCGCCAGCTGCGCCTGCTCGATATGCGCGTGCGCGATGTATTGAAGAAGTTGGCCAACGACGAACAAGCCCTGGTGGCAGTGGCCGACCGGGCCAAGACCAGCGACCGGCAGATTCCGCTGCGTCAGCGTTACGCCGAAGTACTGGCGACCTGGGATGAATACGTCGAGCCGATGATTCAGCTGGTCGCCGCCGACGGTGCCTTCGAGCAGGGCGTGTACCGCGTCGAGCACGTATTGCTACGCCTACTGGGCGAACAACAGCGCCTCGGCCAATTGGTCGATGATGACCTGCTGCTGCGCACCCACGCGCGCATCCTGGAAATGCAAACCACCGCCCAGCTGACCTTGCGCCGCGCCCGCGAACTGTTACTGCCGCTGCGCGAAGAGGCACGCCGGCATAACGCGGTAACCCGTGGCGCAGCACTGGCCCTGGCGGCGATCCGGAAAAAGGGCCTGGACGCCGTGCCGCAAGCCTCACTGCCACTGTTCAGCCGCCCGCAAAGCACCTTTCTCGGCACGGCCTCGCAGGTGGAAGCCTACGTCTATGCCCTCGCCCGTTTCGAACCCAAGCCCGCGCAATTCCCCAAGGCCCACAGCAGCCGCAAGGGCGAAGCGCCGCGCGCGCCACGTACCGCTCGGGAAATGCTCGAGCGCTGCGAGCAGGCACTGCCGCTGCCCGACCTGATGGTCTGGCTGCTGGAGCAGGAGCCCGAAGGCGCCACCGATGAATTGCTCTACTGGTTTTCGCGGCTGTCGCGCGACAGCCGCTTCCAGCGCGAGCGCCTTGAGCGCCGCGACTACCTCACCCGCGAGCATCAGGTCAGCCTGAGCTCCTTTGCCCTGATCAAGCCGGCCGGGACCACTGCCCTATGAATATCGACCTGAAAGAACTCAGCCAACTCGCGCCGATCTTCCGCGAGCTGTTCAAGGGCTACCACATCAGCCGCAGCCACCCGGAGCTGTATACCCAACTGGCCGGCCAACAGGATGCCTACCGCGCCTTGTTCAAAGCCTTGGGCTATGAGCTGACCTGCGACAGCCGCGGCTTCTACTATTTCGTCCCAGAGCAGATGGGCGCCCAGGTCAACAAGACCGCCCAGCGCCTGGCACTGTTCACCTTTATTCTGGTGGAGCACCTTGCCGACCAGGGCCGCGACCCACTGGCCGTGTTGGATGGCGGCAGCCTCGGCCGTGACGAACTGCCGGCGCTGCTGGAGAAGTACCGCGACCTGTTCCTCCAGGCCGAAGTCACTACGGTTGAGGAGCTGGAAGAAAAAATCATGCGCCGTCTGACGCAGCTCGGTTTTGCCGGCGAGGACAACGGCATCTACCGCTTTCTCGCGCCCATGCACCGCTTCCTCGATGTGTGCCTGAGCGTGCAACAAGATCGCGACCTGGCCGCTACCCTGCACAGCAGTCTGCCACTGCCCACCCCGGTGCTGCTCGACGATGAGCCGGAAGACGCGATCATCCGGCTTACCGACGAGCCGCTCGAAGAGTCTGAAGAAGACGCCCTGGCTCGCGCCATGGCCGAAGAACGTGCTGCCCAGGAGATCGACGCATGAGCCAGGAACGCTACGGCATTCGCCGCTTCGCCCTATTGAATACCGCCGGCTACAGCCTCGGCCTGTTCCCGCTGGAAAACCCATTGTCGGTCTACGGTGCGAACAACCTGGGCAAGTCCGCCTCGATCAACGCCCTGCAATTTCCGATTCTGGCGCGCATGTCCGACATGAGCTTCGGCAAATACAGCCTGGAGCAGTCGCGCAAGTTCTACTTCGCCTCGGACACCAGCTACATCCTGGTCGAAGTCGCCCTGCCCCACGGCCCGCATGTGATTGGCGTGGCCGGGCGCGGGCCAGGTGGCGGCTTCGGCCACCAGTTCTTCGCCTACCAAGGCACCCTGGACCTGGAGCATTACCAGAAAAACGGCACCTGCCTGCGTCAGCGTGAACTGTTCAATAACCTCGAGCGCGAAGGCATCAAAGCCTACGAGTTGAAACCGGAGGAGCTGCGCCGCTTACTGGTCGGTGGGCACACCTCGGTGCCGCTGGACCTGACCCTGATTCCGCTGCGCTCCACCAGCGAACAGAGCCTGAAGACCTTCCGCGCGCTGTTTATCAACCTGCTGCACATGCGCGAGATCACCGCCGCCAAGCTCAAGCAGCTGTTCCTCGATGCGTTTGAACATAGCCTGCGTTCGGGCAGCGTCGACTACATCGCCGCCACCGAAGAAGCCTTCCGCGACGTGCGACGCATGGAGCAGGACTACCAAGCACTGGTCACCGCCGGGCCATTGATCGAAGCCCTGGCGGCCGGTGTGGCCCAACGTGAACTGCTGCGCGGTAAGCTGCACCGCATCTCCCCGCTGCTCGATTCGCTACTCGGTGCCTGGCAGGACTACGCCGGCGCGCGCCGTGAGGAACTGGTGATCCAGGCCGAGCATTACCAAGGCGAGCAGGATGGCCTGCAACAGGAGCAGCGCGGCGGTACCGCCGAGCTGATGCGCATGGAACGGCAGATCAGTGAAATTCAGCGCTGGTTAGGTGAGTTGTCGGTACTAAAGAACCGCTTTGCCCTGATCAGCGATGCCAAGGTACTGGAAGAACAGCTCCTCGCCGCCAAGGATGCCCATGACGAGCTGGCCGGTGCCCTGGCGCAATCGCGGCAGTTCTCCGCCGAAGACTTGGATGAGCGCCTGCGCGATCTGGAAAAGCGCCTGAAGTCGGTCAAGCAACAGCTCGAACACGCCGATAACAACAGCTACTCGCGCCTGCGTGAAGAGTTTTCCCAGGCCGATGTCGACCGCCTGATGCGCCTGTTCAACGGCCAGCTGTTCAGCCTGCCGCTAGGAGAGAAAGGCATTCAAGTCGCCGAAGGCGATGCCTGGGTGAAATCCCTGGAGGCGATTCTCGATGGCTTCAAGGGCGAGCATTTTGAAGTGCCGGGCCTGTCCATCGACCTCTCGCACATCGAACCACCCGCATTACAAGCACTGGCCGACCGCGCCGCGCTGCGCGACCAAAAAGATCGCCTCGACCGCGAATACAAACAACTGAAGACCCAGCAGGCCGTGGCCGCCGACCGCGCCGCCAGCAAGACGCAAGCTGAGCAGTTTTACCAGGCCGTTCTGGATGCGCAGAAGGCTCTGGAAGAATTCCGCAAGAGTCAGACGCTGGCCGTGGAAGAGCCGCAGAAACTTGAGCAACTGGCACAGCTGGAGGCCGCCCAGGACGAACTCAAACGCACCTCGGATGCCTTTACCGAGCGGGTGCAGCAGCTCTCCGCCAAGCTGCAACTGGTCGGCCGTCAGCTCGCCGACCTGGAAGCCAAAGAGCGCACCCTGGAAGACGCCCTGCGTCGTCGCCAATTGCTGCCGGCCGACCTGCCCTTCGGCACACCGTTTACCGACCCAGTGGACGACAGCCTGGACAACCTGCTGCCGCTGCTCAACGACTACCAGGACGCCTGGCAAAGCTTGCAGCGCGTTGACGGGCAGATCGAAGCCCTCTACGCGCAAGTGCGCCTGAAGGGCGTAGCCAAGTTCGACAGCGAGGACGACGTCGAGCGCCGCCTGCACCTGTTGGTCAACGCCTACGCCCACCGCCAAGACGAAGCCATTACCCTGGCCAAGGCCCGCCGCGCCGCTGTAACGGACATCGCGCGCACCCTGCGCAATATTCGCAGCGACTATGACAACCTGGAACACCAACTGGCGCTGTTCAACCGTGAGATCAACAAGCGTCAGGTGTCCAACCTGGCAAGCTTCCGCATTGTTCTCGCACCGAACAAGGATGCGCTTAAGCACATCGACCAGATCATCCACAGCGCCGGTCAGTACGAAGAAGGTGAAACCCTCTCGGTGTTTGACCTGCAGCAGAGCAGCGATCAGGACAGCAAAAACGAAGAGGCCAAGGAGTACCTGGCCCGCCTAGTAGCCGCCAACCATAACCAGCTGGGCCTGAAGGACCTGTTCGAGCTGGCCTTCGAAATTACCAAAGTGCATGGCCAGCCGGTGATCCACACCGACATCGACGGCGCGGCCTCCAACGGCACCACCATGACCATCAAGGCGCTGACCAACATGTACCTGTTGCTGCACCTGATGGACCGCGACCAAGCCGGCAAGGTGCGTTTGCCGTACTACCTGGACGAGGCGGCGGACATTGATGAGAAGAACCAGCAGGCACTGATCGAAACCAGCCTGCAGCTGGGCTTCGTTCCTATCCTCGCCTCGGTAAAACCCCAGGTCTCAGCGCACGTGGCCATCGACCTGGAAGGTGGCAGTGGGCCGAACGGCATCTATATCGACGAAGCGGATTGGAAATACATTCAGCGCCGCACCGCCGTCGCAGACAAAACCCAGGCCAAGGCACCGCACGCTGAACCGGCGTAACGCGTCTGACAACCGAGCTACAGACGCAAACAACAAGGGCCGCAATCGCGGCCCTTGTTGTTTAACTTAACGGTTACTTCTCTAAGGCGATTTTCGGCGCCCAACCTAACCACTCTTCCTTGACCTCATCATGCAAGGCAAAGGTCCGCCCGGGCAGCGCCGGCCCACCCATCTGCGGGTTATCCGGTGTGGCAAAGGCAATTCCACCCTCGATCAGCGCCTCCAGCGACTCGGTACGCACTTTCACACCGCTAAACAAGCCAGCATCCACACCGATGCCACTGGCATTCCAGAAACGGCTGCCGCTGCGTACCAGCGGCGCATAACGCGGCTCAATCAGGATATAAATCAACACTCGGTCCGAGGTCTGCCCCAACTCAAAATGAGTAACCTTGCCCACTGGCACTTCACGGTAGCTGACCAACACGCCGGGCTTGATCGAGCCACGTCGCGCCGCACTCAGCACCAAGCGCAGGCCCTGCTCGCGGGCATTCTGCGTAGGCGCCGATTCAGCGGCAATAAAGCTCAGCTGTTTGGCGCCTGATTTGACGGCCGGCCGTACTTCTATGTATTGACCCGTAACCAAGGTTTCCAAGTTGGCCGCGCGGGTCAAACTGACCTCCGGCTTGACCACCCAGAACTGTGTTCCTGCACGGGCAATCTGCTGCGTTGCCTGGGTCACGCGGGCGTGCAGCATCACCGCCTGCAAATCCTCGGTCAGCTCAACGCGCTCGACCTTACCCACATCCAGCCCCTTATAACGAATCGGCGTACCCGGATTAAGGCCATCACCACGCGCAACCCGGATGGTCAGCGCCACACCTTTCTCCAAAGCACTTTCCTGGCTGCTATACAGATTGAAGCGCTGCACCCGTCGCCCATTCTTGGCAGCCTTAGGGTCAGGCGTTTCAAACGCAATGCCACCCGCCAGTAGGGTTTGTAACGACTCACTCTTGATCTCGACACCTGACAACCCACCCTTCAAGGTGATGCCACTGGCGTTCCAGAAGCGCGTACTGCTGTTAATCAAGTGCGCATACTCGGGTTCGACGTGCACACCAAACGCCACTTGTTGGTTGTCGCGTGACAGCTGGTAACTCTGCACCGAACCGACCTTCAGTTGCTTGAAGAGTACTGGGCTGCCTACATCCAGGGAGCCGCGAACGTCGCTAAACAGCACCAAGTGTATGCCGGGTGCCGCCAGATCAAGCGGCGGCGCTTTAGGCCGGGCAATAAACTCGCGCAGCTGGGGATTGCCCTTCTCACCAGGGCGAATGGCGATGTAATTGCCTTTTACCAGCGCCTCCAACCCGGTGATACCGGCCAGGGAGATGGACGGTTTGACCATCCAGAAGTCCGTACCTTCGACTAGATAATCCTCGGTGCGCGGATCCAGCAACAGCTCAACACGGGCCCCGCTTAGATCTTCATCGACCTTGAAGGTCTTCAGTAGACCGACCTGAATGCCCTTGTACATCACCGGCGTGCGACCGGCCTCCAGCCCTTCGAATTCGTGTAGCTTGAGCGACACGCGAATACCTGCCTGGGCAGTTTCGAAGTCTTCATACAAGCGGAATGGCAGGGCTGGATCAGTAGGCGGACTGTCTTTGCGATGCTCGGGCGTGGCGAAGGCAATACCGCCAGCGACAATACTTGCCAGCGACTCAGTGCGTACCTTCACTCCAGAGAGCCCTGCATCAATGGATACGCCACTGGCATTCCAGAAACGCGTATGTTTGCGCACCAGAGAGGCAAACTCTGGCTGAATGAACACTTTCACCTCGATCAAGTTTTGCTCGTCAATCAAGGCATAGCTTTTTACTCGACCAACCTGGATTTGCTTATAGAACACCGGGCTGTCTCGATTCAACGAACCCAGGCGATCTGCCTTAAGGGTTAGATGCAAACCAGGCACGCTGTCGGCTAATGGCGGCGGCTCGATCAGAGCCGTGAAGCTCCGTGTAGGCTCACCATCGCCCGGGCTTGTGGTGATGTAATTGCCAGACACCAAGGTTTCCAGACCCGTGATACCCGCCAGCGAAACGCTTGGTTTAACCAACCAGAAGCGTGTATTGCTGCGCAGGTGCTCCTCGACCCGCTTATCCATTTCGAGGGTGGCACGCACACCACGGCGCTCGCCACTCTCATCCAACTCCAAGGCCGTAACTTTACCGATTGGCATGCCTTTAAAGATCACCTCAGTCTTACCAGGTTGAATACCGTCACCACTGGCAAACATCACCTGGATCTCGATACCCGCTTCATTGTAGGCACGCCAACCTAACCAGCCGCCAATCAGCAGCGCGATTAACGGCAGCACCCAAATAGCCGACCAGTTTGAAGCAGGGCGCGCCTTAGCCAACGGCAAATCATTCATCATCGTCATCCGATTCCGTGTTGTCCCAGATCAAGCGTGGGTCAAAGGTTAAGGCGGCCAACATCGTCAGCACCACCACACTGGCAAAAGCCATAGCGCCATAGCCGGGCACAATACTCGCCAGACTGCCAAAGTTAACGACCGCCACCAAAATCGCGATGACGAAAATATCCAGCATCGACCAGCGCCCAATCCATTCAATAAAACGGTACATAAACACCCGCTGGCGCGCCGACATCGGCTGATGCCGCTGCACCGAATACAGCAGCAAGGCAATACCAACCAGCTTGAAGGTTGGCACCAGAATACTGGCGATAAACACTACGGCAGCAATAGGCAGCATGCCGTAATTCACTAGTTCGATAACCCCCGACATGATCGTGTCGGACTGGCCCTTGCCGAGTGAGTTGACCGTCATGATCGGCAACAGATTAGCGGGGATATACAGCACGGCTGCTGTCAGTAGTAGCGCCCAAGTACGCGCTAGGCTATTGGGCCGACGCGCATGCAGTTTGGCACCACAGCGTGTACAGAACTGCTTGCCGTTCGCAGCCTGGATTGGGTTGAGCTGGTGGCAGTCATGGCAAATCATCAGCCCTGCATCAATCGCCCGCATGCGCATCCTCTCCTGACAGGGCATCCCAGATCTGATGGGGTGACATGGTCACCTCCAGCCAAACCTGGACCAACAACAATGCAATAAAGCACATTAAGCCCAGACCAATACTCAACTCGGCTAGATCAACCAATTTCACAATCGCCACAAGAATGCCCATCAAATAGACCTCGAGCATCCCCCACTCACGCATATGGTGATAAATCCGATAGAGCAATAGGCCATAACTGCGACCCATATCCAGCTGGATGCTCAGCAGCACCGCAAACTGAATAAGCAGCTTGAGTAACGGCACTGCCATGCTGCACATGAACACCACTACAGCAACACTTTGCATACCGCTGTTATAGAGACCGAGCACGCCACTCCAGACCGTGTCGTTAGTCGTTTGCCCGAGCAAATTGAGATGCATGATCGGCAAAAAATTAGCCGGTACATAAAGCAATAAAGCCGCTATCACCAACGCCATACTGCGTCGCATAACCTGCGGCCGATGGGTATATAACTCATAACCACAACGTGGGCATTCAACCCTTTCGCCATTTGACGTCGCGGGCTTGCGCAACAGCAAGTCGCATTCGTGGCAAGCAATCAGCTGCCTCAACTCAAGCTCGGAGAGTGATTCAGAGAGCGCCGGATCGGCCATGGAAATAACTCTGATTAGGGGTGGGGTAAAGGCATCATAGTCACACACTGAGTGCTGCCTATCCAAGGCTGCACGTTGCCGTAGATTTATCGCGCGAAAAAGTAAAACCCCCGACCGTTTTCACGATCGGGGGTTTTGGTATAGGTGCTTGACGATGACCTACTCTCACATGGGGAGACCCCACACTACCATCGGCGATGCATCGTTTCACTACTGAGTTCGGGATGGGATCAGGTGGTTCCAATGCTCTATGGTCGTCAAGCGATTCAGCTGAGATGTCGTGCTGCTTGCGCGGCTCGCTACCTCGAATTGGGTATGTGATTTGGTTTGTAGTTGTGCAAATTTTCGGCTGTTGCAGTCTTCATAGAGACACACAAACATCAAATTGTTTGGGTGTTATATGGTCAAGCCTCACGGGCAATTAGTATTGGTTAGCTCAACGCCTCACAGCGCTTACACACCCAACCTATCAACGTCGTAGTCTTCGACGGCCCTTTAGGGAACTCAAGGTTCCAGTGAGATCTCATCTCAAGGCAAGTTTCCCGCTTAGATGCTTTCAGCGGTTATCTTTTCCGAACATAGCTACCCGGCAATGCCACTGGCGTGACAACCGGAACACCAGAGGTTCGTCCACTCCGGTCCTCTCGTACTAGGAGCAGCCCCTTTCAAATCTCAAACGTCCACGGCAGATAGGGACCGAACTGTCTCACGACGTTCTAAACCCAGCTCGCGTACCACTTTAAATGGCGAACAGCCATACCCTTGGGACCGGCTTCAGCCCCAGGATGTGATGAGCCGACATCGAGGTGCCAAACACCGCCGTCGATATGAACTCTTGGGCGGTATCAGCCTGTTATCCCCGGAGTACCTTTTATCCGTTGAGCGATGGCCCTTCCATACAGAACCACCGGATCACTAAGACCTACTTTCGTACCTGCTCGACGTGTCTGTCTCGCAGTCAAGCGCGCTTTTGCCTTTATACTCTACGACCGATTTCCGACCGGTCTGAGCGCACCTTCGTACTCCTCCGTTACTCTTTAGGAGGAGACCGCCCCAGTCAAACTACCCACCATACACTGTCCTCGATCCGGATAACGGACCAGAGTTAGAACCTCAAGGTTGCCAGGGTGGTATTTCAAGGTTGGCTCCACGCGAACTGGCGTCCACGCTTCAAAGCCTCCCACCTATCCTACACAAGCAAACTCAAAGTCCAGTGCAAAGCTATAGTAAAGGTTCACGGGGTCTTTCCGTCTAGCCGCGGATACACTGCATCTTCACAGCGATTTCAATTTCACTGAGTCTCGGGTGGAGACAGCGCCGCCATCGTTACGCCATTCGTGCAGGTCGGAACTTACCCGACAAGGAATTTCGCTACCTTAGGACCGTTATAGTTACGGCCGCCGTTTACCGGGGCTTCGATCAAGAGCTTCGCGTTAGCTAACCCCATCAATTAACCTTCCGGCACCGGGCAGGCGTCACACCCTATACGTCCACTTTCGTGTTTGCAGAGTGCTGTGTTTTTAATAAACAGTCGCAGCGGCCTGGTATCTTCGACCGGCATGGGCTTACGCAGTAAATGCTTCACCCTCACCGGCGCACCTTCTCCCGAAGTTACGGTGCCATTTTGCCTAGTTCCTTCACCCGAGTTCTCTCAAGCGCCTTGGTATTCTCTACCTAACCACCTGTGTCGGTTTGGGGTACGGTTCCTAATTACCTGAAGCTTAGAAGCTTTTCCTGGAAGCATGGCATCAACCACTTCGTCATCTAAAAGATAACTCGTCATCAGTTCTCGGCCTTGATCTCCCGGATTTACCTAAGAAATCAGCCTACCACCTTAAACACGGACAACCAACGCCGTGCTGGCCTAGCCTTCTCCGTCCCTCCATCGCAGTAATTAGAAGTACGGGAATATTAACCCGTTTCCCATCGATTACGCATTTCTGCCTCACCTTAGGGGCCGACTCACCCTGCGTCGATTAACGTTGCGCAGGAAACCTTGGTCTTTCGGCGTGGGAGTTTTTCACTCCCATTGTCGTTACTCATGTCAGCATTCGCACTTCTGATACCTCCAGCAAGCTTCTCAACTCACCTTCACAGGCTTACAGAACGCTCCTCTACCGCTCATCCTAAGATGAACCCGTAGCTTCGGTGTATGGTTTGAGCCCCGTTACATCTTCCGCGCAGGCCGACTCGACTAGTGAGCTATTACGCTTTCTTTAAAAGATGGCTGCTTCTAAGCCAACTTCCTAGCTGTCTAAGCCTTCCCACATCGTTTCCCACTTAACCATAACTTTGGGACCTTAGCTGACGGTCTGGGTTGTTTCCCTTTTCACGACGGACGTTAGCACCCGCCGTGTGTCTCCCGTGCTGACACTTGCTGGTATTCGGAGTTTGCATCGGTTTGGTAAGTCGGGATGACCCCCTAGCCGAAACAGTGCTCTACCCCCAGCAGTGATACACGAGGCGCTACCTAAATAGCTTTCGAGGAGAACCAGCTATCTCCGAGCTTGATTAGCCTTTCACTCCGATCCACAGGTCATCCGCTAACTTTTCAACGGTAGTCGGTTCGGTCCTCCAGTTAGTGTTACCCAACCTTCAACCTGCCCATGGATAGATCGCCCGGTTTCGGGTCTATACCCAGCGACTGTCGCCCTATTAAGACTCGCTTTCGCTACGCCTCCCCTATTCGGTTAAGCTCGCCACTGAATATAAGTCGCTGACCCATTATACAAAAGGTACGCAGTCACCCAACAAAGTGGGCTCCCACTGCTTGTACGCATACGGTTTCAGGATCTATTTCACTCCCCTCTCCGGGGTTCTTTTCGCCTTTCCCTCACGGTACTAGTTCACTATCGGTCAGTCAGTAGTATTTAGCCTTGGAGGATGGTCCCCCCATATTCAGACAAAGTTTCTCGTGCTCCGTCCTACTCGATTTCATTGATAAGAGAATTTCGTGTACGGGGCTATCACCCACTACGGCGGCACTTTCCAGAGCCTTCCACTATTCTCAAATCAACTTAAGGGCTAGTCCCCGTTCGCTCGCCACTACTAAGGGAATCTCGGTTGATTTCTATTCCTCAGGGTACTTAGATGTTTCAGTTCCCCTGGTTCGCCTCACACACCTATGTATTCAGTGTGTGATAACCAGCTTATGCTGGCTGGGTTCCCCCATTCAGAGATCTCCGGATCAAAGTCTGTTTGCCGACTCCCCGGAGCTTATCGCAGGCTACAACGTCTTTCATCGCCTCTGACTGCCAAGGCATCCACCGTATGCGCTTCTTCACTTGACCATATAACCCCAAGCAATCTGGTTACTGTCTCTAACGTGAAGACGACATTCGCCGAAAATTTGCAATTGAGAACTACAAATTTTACCTTGACCAAATTAATTACCAGTGAAAGTAATCAATCAGTCACTTCTATCACATACCCAAATTTTTAAAGAACGATTTTCTTACTGGTCAAAGACCAGAAATCAACATTCATCTGCTTGTAGCAGGAACGTTCATTTCTGAACTCTTACGGTGCTGTATATGGTGGAGCCAAGCGGGATCGAACCGCTGACCTCCTGCGTGCAAGGCAGGCGCTCTCCCAGCTGAGCTATGGCCCCATATTCGTACAAGGCCAAACCCCACAACAATTGGTGGGTCTGGGCAGATTCGAACTGCCGACCTCACCCTTATCAGGGGTGCGCTCTAACCAACTGAGCTACAGACCCAATCGTCTTTTTCAATGAATCAAG includes:
- a CDS encoding MlaD family protein produces the protein MNDLPLAKARPASNWSAIWVLPLIALLIGGWLGWRAYNEAGIEIQVMFASGDGIQPGKTEVIFKGMPIGKVTALELDESGERRGVRATLEMDKRVEEHLRSNTRFWLVKPSVSLAGITGLETLVSGNYITTSPGDGEPTRSFTALIEPPPLADSVPGLHLTLKADRLGSLNRDSPVFYKQIQVGRVKSYALIDEQNLIEVKVFIQPEFASLVRKHTRFWNASGVSIDAGLSGVKVRTESLASIVAGGIAFATPEHRKDSPPTDPALPFRLYEDFETAQAGIRVSLKLHEFEGLEAGRTPVMYKGIQVGLLKTFKVDEDLSGARVELLLDPRTEDYLVEGTDFWMVKPSISLAGITGLEALVKGNYIAIRPGEKGNPQLREFIARPKAPPLDLAAPGIHLVLFSDVRGSLDVGSPVLFKQLKVGSVQSYQLSRDNQQVAFGVHVEPEYAHLINSSTRFWNASGITLKGGLSGVEIKSESLQTLLAGGIAFETPDPKAAKNGRRVQRFNLYSSQESALEKGVALTIRVARGDGLNPGTPIRYKGLDVGKVERVELTEDLQAVMLHARVTQATQQIARAGTQFWVVKPEVSLTRAANLETLVTGQYIEVRPAVKSGAKQLSFIAAESAPTQNAREQGLRLVLSAARRGSIKPGVLVSYREVPVGKVTHFELGQTSDRVLIYILIEPRYAPLVRSGSRFWNASGIGVDAGLFSGVKVRTESLEALIEGGIAFATPDNPQMGGPALPGRTFALHDEVKEEWLGWAPKIALEK
- a CDS encoding paraquat-inducible protein A; translated protein: MRAIDAGLMICHDCHQLNPIQAANGKQFCTRCGAKLHARRPNSLARTWALLLTAAVLYIPANLLPIMTVNSLGKGQSDTIMSGVIELVNYGMLPIAAVVFIASILVPTFKLVGIALLLYSVQRHQPMSARQRVFMYRFIEWIGRWSMLDIFVIAILVAVVNFGSLASIVPGYGAMAFASVVVLTMLAALTFDPRLIWDNTESDDDDE
- a CDS encoding paraquat-inducible protein A, which produces MADPALSESLSELELRQLIACHECDLLLRKPATSNGERVECPRCGYELYTHRPQVMRRSMALVIAALLLYVPANFLPIMHLNLLGQTTNDTVWSGVLGLYNSGMQSVAVVVFMCSMAVPLLKLLIQFAVLLSIQLDMGRSYGLLLYRIYHHMREWGMLEVYLMGILVAIVKLVDLAELSIGLGLMCFIALLLVQVWLEVTMSPHQIWDALSGEDAHAGD